The window atatactgaaTGAATCTTACACTTttattgaatgaaatttatttgtctgttaaaatttccatttataaatacaacaatatatagacaacaattaaatattattatgatgtcGTCATATAATGCTAAATAGGTTTTATACAACTTCTATAAATGCTAACTTTATTAAATAAGCAATTTAGTTAAAGATGTATCGGTTACCAAATTTACCAGGAGTTTCAGGTTTTTCCTTTGGAAGTGGTGGAAGTGCATCCGGGAATTCTGGAATATCAGGTTTAGGTCGTGGCCTTGAAGAATCGTGTACCTTAGTTTCACAAAAGTATCCAAAAGGAGGTCGTTCAATTTTGAGATTATCCAGCACACATTTGTCCACAACTGCTTGAGTTTTTCGACATCTatgatacaaatatttattttaaattatactttatattcataatttagAAATGATCTTACTTGCTGAGTTCTATAGTTCCTGATGATCTTTCTAAACAAGTCACATATTGTTCGAAATCTTCTCTacaatgtttttttaattgcttAAAAAAGTCCAGAGCACAAGCTGTTAGAGCTTTACCTTCATTTATACAACGTCGtgcatctttttcttcttctctacaTAACATAAactcctataaaaaaaaaaaaaaaataatttttaataagaataaagttttaaaatgttcttcgaatttcattaaataaaagtt of the Vespa crabro chromosome 4, iyVesCrab1.2, whole genome shotgun sequence genome contains:
- the LOC124423357 gene encoding NADH dehydrogenase [ubiquinone] 1 alpha subcomplex subunit 8, with the translated sequence MVVTEKVKFPDDSELTVQEINVTYPVLQAASFYVGKKCEWQSNEFMLCREEEKDARRCINEGKALTACALDFFKQLKKHCREDFEQYVTCLERSSGTIELSKCRKTQAVVDKCVLDNLKIERPPFGYFCETKVHDSSRPRPKPDIPEFPDALPPLPKEKPETPGKFGNRYIFN